Proteins encoded within one genomic window of Pseudorasbora parva isolate DD20220531a chromosome 3, ASM2467924v1, whole genome shotgun sequence:
- the arcn1a gene encoding archain 1a, producing the protein MVLLAAAICTKAGKALVSRQFVEMTRTRVEGLLAAFPKLMNTGKQHTFVETESVRYVYQPLEKLYMVLVTTKNSNILEDLETLRLFSRVIPEYCRVLEESEISEHCFDLIFAFDEIVALGYRENVNLAQIRTFTEMDSHEEKVFRAVRETQEREAKAEMRRKAKELQQIRRDSERGKKGPGFGGFGSTGMSSSNTSIITDTLIELEKPKPSPTPVRSSGPSKALKLVGKGKEVDDFVDKLKSEGENIILPSTGKRPSDASKSLPPPAHTESVHLRVEEKITLTCGRDGGLQNMEVIGMITLRVSEEKNGRIRLNVNNNDKRGVQLQTHPNVDKKLFTAESVIGLKNPDKSFPLKTDVGVLKWRLQTTDEALIPLTINCWPSESGTGCDVNIEYELQDESLELNDVVISIPVPSGVGAPVIGDLDGEYRHDSRRNVLEWCLPVIDIKNKTGSLEFSINGQPNDFFPVSVSFVSKGSYCDIQVTKVSQVDGDSPVRFSTETSFVVDKYEIL; encoded by the exons ATG GTGCTGTTGGCAGCAGCAATCTGCACCAAGGCAGGTAAGGCCCTGGTGTCGCGGCAGTTTGTGGAGATGACGCGGACGCGAGTGGAGGGTCTGCTGGCCGCTTTTCCTAAGCTGATGAACACCGGCAAACAGCACACATTTGTCGAGACGGAGAGCGTGCGCTATGTCTACCAGCCTCTGGAAAAGCTCTACATGGTGCTGGTCACCACCAAGAACAGTAATATACTGGAGGACCTGGAGACACTGCGTCTCTTCTCACGTGTG ATTCCTGAATATTGCCGTGTACTGGAGGAGAGTGAAATTTCCGAGCACTGCTTTGACCTCATCTTTGCATTCGATGAGATTGTTGCCCTCGGTTATAGAGAAAATGTTAACTTGGCCCAGATCCGGACATTCACAGAGATGGACTCTCATGAAGAAAAGGTGTTCCGTGCCGTCAGAGAG ACTCAGGAGCGCGAGGCTAAGGCAGAGATGAGGCGGAAGGCTAAAGAGCTTCAGCAGATACGCCGTGATTCAGAGCGTGGAAAGAAGGGACCGGGCTTTGGTGGTTTTGGCAGCACGGGCATGAGCAGCAGCAACACATCCATCATCACAGACACGCTGATTGAGCTTGAGAAACCTAAACCCTCCCCTACACCTGTCAG GTCCAGTGGTCCGAGTAAAGCACTTAAACTGGTTGGCAAGGGGAAGGAGGTGGATGATTTTGTGGACAAACTCAAGTCAGAGGGAGAAAATATCATCTTGCCCAGCACAGGCAAAAGACCCTCAGATGCATCCAAATCTCTGCCTCCTCCAGCCCACACAGAGAG TGTGCATCTGCGGGTGGAGGAAAAGATCACCCTGACTTGTGGCCGAGATGGTGGCCTCCAGAACATGGAAGTGATTGGCATGATTACCCTCAGAGTGTCTGAAGAGAAGAATGGGCGAATTAGGCTAAATGTCAACAATAATGACAAGAGAGGTGTCCAGTTGCAG ACCCATCCCAATGTTGACAAAAAACTGTTCACAGCAGAGTCTGTGATTGGTCTGAAAAACCCTGACAAATCTTTCCCCCTGAAAACTGATGTGGGTGTGCTGAAGTGGAGACTGCAGACCACAGATGAAGCTCTCATTCCATTAACAA TAAACTGCTGGCCCTCTGAGAGTGGTACCGGCTGTGATGTCAACATCGAGTATGAGCTACAGGATGAATCTCTGGAACTCAATGATGTAGTCATCTCTATTCCTGTACC GTCAGGAGTCGGAGCTCCTGTGATTGGTGATCTAGATGGAGAATATCGTCATGACAGCAGACGAAATGTCCTGGAGTGGTGTCTGCCCGTGATCGATATAAAGAATAAAACCGGTAGCCTGGAGTTCAGCATAAATGGACAGCCCAATGACTTTTTCCCTGTCAGTGTCTCCTTTGTCTCCAAGGGCAGCTACTGTGACATTCAG GTCACTAAGGTGTCTCAGGTGGATGGGGACAGCCCTGTTCGGTTCTCCACAGAAACATCATTTGTGGTCGACAAGTATGAAATACTATAA